A region from the Lycium barbarum isolate Lr01 chromosome 8, ASM1917538v2, whole genome shotgun sequence genome encodes:
- the LOC132607861 gene encoding uncharacterized protein LOC132607861 — protein MSHFIPCHKCNDASHVAYLFVNHVLKLHGVPRTIASDKDSKFLSHFWKSLRGALGTMLLFSTSCHPQTDGQPEVVNRTLRSMLRCMIRKKPTSWEDCVPLIEFAYNSSLHTSIGMAPFEVCYEGKKVHFRKEIFPQLRKGKLSPRGDGPFKFLEKINNNAYKIDLPSDYNVHNVFNVSDLSPCVVGEPLDSRTNVLPEGEYDMTPPSSKPFTRSQARELQGMQAIFMKKGALEELGEKMDKAYNVWEIAWEGLEDQGMTSSQSG, from the exons atgtctcattttataccatgccATAAATGTAATGATGCATCACATGTAGCATATTTGTTTGTGAATCATGTGCTTAAATTGCATGGAGTTCCTAGAACTATTGCTAGTGATAAGGATTCTAAATTCCTTAGTCATTTTTGGAAGAGTCTACGGGGTGCACTTGGCACCATGCTTTTGTTCTCTACTTCTTGCCACCCTCAAACGGATGGGCAACCCGAAGTAGTCAATAGGACTCTTCGAAGCATGCTTAGGTGTATGATTAGGAAAAAGCCTACTTCTTGGGAGGATTGTGTGCCTTTAatagaatttgcttataataGTTCTCTTCACACTTCTATTGGCATGGCCccatttgaagtttgctatg AAGGAAAGAAGGTTCATTTTCGGAAGGAAATATTTCCTCAATTgaggaaagggaagttgagcccaagaggagatggtcctTTCAAATTCCTTGAAAAGATCAATAACAATGCCTACAAGATCGACTTACCAAGTGATTATAATGTTCACAATGTTTTCAATGTAAGTGATCTTTCCCCTTGTGTTGTAGGTGAGCCTTTagattcaaggacgaatgttctccCAGAAGGGGAGTATGATATGACCCCACCTAGTTCAAAGCCATTCACTAGGAGTCAAGCAAGAGAGCTCCAAGGGATGCAAGCCATATTCATGAAGAAAGGAGCCTTGGAAGAGCTTGGAGAGAAGATGGACAAAGCTTACAATGTTTGGGAAATAGCTTGGGAAGGCCTAGAAGACCAAGGGATGACCTCCTCTCAAAGTGGCTAG